Below is a genomic region from Miscanthus floridulus cultivar M001 chromosome 1, ASM1932011v1, whole genome shotgun sequence.
CCCTGCAAGTGGCAATCTCTCCGAAAGGGTAGATCTGTATCCTACCCTGCACTTTGGGGGTGGGACACCCTGACATAATTGTCCAGAAAAATCACAAGATGACCAGACCAAACAGGCATTCATGAACTGATAAACCAAAACGGCATAGCAATGTTGGCTCTATGTTGGTATACTGGCATAGCAATGCTCCAGAACGGGTGCGGCCGGCCTAGGTGCTAACTTCTCTCACAGCTGCTGCCAATTGACTGGTGTGTTTCAGGAGCACCGTGCTTCACATAACCAACTTGAGCGATTTCTTTCTCGCAAGGCGGTACACTGAAGACATTCTTTATACACATGCAGCACGATCGAAAATTCGAAACTGCATGCCTTACGTGCTGAAGAACTGTATTCTTTTTTACTTCTCAGGGAACGATGAGCTCACATAGACATTTGCTCTTTTGAGATCTGGACTTCGTCCCATACTTCGATGTCCCATATatgtattaatgtatatatgtatatgtccATTGGAACTGTAAACTGATACGGCAACTGTTTTGTTCTTGCTGCAGGCACCGGAGCCGGTAGTGCAGTATGTGCCGCGACAGGAGCTGAAGAATCAGCTCCGGCGGGCTAACTCGGCCAACTTCTAATCATGTTAATAGTAGTAGTGAGCTGTCCTGGCACGAGGCTGTTCAAGTTGTAACTGCCCTTCGGCCTGTTGGGAATACTCATCTAGTTTGTAAGAACTCTTCTATGCAGTCTCCAACTTGCAGAATGGATTGGCTACTGTTGCAAACCATTGTACTCCTACCATGCTGTTGTTGCGGCAATCTTGCTTCCAACTGAACTTGCAACGTGCTGTATGGTTTCCCAAGGGCAAAACAATGTGGGTTCCATCTATCTTTCAGCTGTCTCtactaatattttttttattgagtaaagtgcaccagcggtccctaaacttgtaccGCTGTGTCATCCTGGCCCATAAACTCGCAAATCgaccgtttaggtcctcaaacttgttcatctgtgtcatctcggtccctaaacttattcgtctgtgtcatcccggtccataaacttgcaaatcacccgtttaggtcctcaaacttgttcagttgtgtcatcccggtccctaaacttggttttAAGTCTCATCAGGGTCAAAACATGGTGATTTAACAACTTCatataaaaaataattcataattttttcatatgaactcgaatgaagacaaactttatattaaaattgtagccctcgatgcgatctacgactttgtagttgaattttttttgaattaaaactgtttacagtcccaaaatattattgtatgtttatatattttaaaatttaaaatttaaaattatcaaacaatcttggatattgatatggtctatatgaaagttatagttctcaatacgatctacaactttgtagttgatttttttttgtttgaagtcatttagtgacccaaaatttaattttaaatttcaaaatctataaacatacaataatattttgagaccctaaacaattttaattcaaaaacttttcaactacaaagtcgtagatcgcgtcgagggctacaattttgatataagtttgtcttcattcgagttcatatgaaaaaattatgaattattttttgatataaagttgTTAGATCATCATGTTTTGACCCAGATGAGACTCaaaaccaagtttagggaccgggatgacacaactgaacaagtttgaggacctaaacgggtGATTTACAAGTTTAAGAACTAGGATGACACAGCCGAACAAGTTTAGAGACTAAGATGACACAGATGaataagtttgaggacctaaacagtCGATTTACGAGTTTAGGGATCGGGATGACACATCggtacaagtttagggaccgctggTGCACTTTACTCTTTTTTATCCAACTCTTCCTTTTTTTCCCCCCTCCAAAAGGGTAGACTAAGCAAACGAATTTCAGGATATCCTAAAGAGAAGTTTTATTCAAAACTGAAGCATGACTCTGTAAACTGGTCTGTTCTGTATTTATCAACAACTGGGTTAACATAATCTCTAATTGGTATACATCAAGTGCTGTCACTGTCAGCGTCCTCTTCCTCAGGGAGTATCAAGCGGAGGTCCTCGTTATCTCTGTACACTTGGACCAAAGCTGCAGCCTTGTATGCAAGGAAACCCATCATCCCTGGAAGAACCTGCATAAAGAGAGCTAGTCTTTCAGGAAATGTTTGCGGAAGAATATATTCTGGAGGGTATATCTGGCAATCTGCCAATTAAATGAGATCTAGTACAGTAGCAGAGTGGTGCTCTCACCTCAAAACTGAAAAAGCTATTTTGGAAGTGATCTGATAAAGCTGACAATCCAAAAATCACGGCAGGAATCACAAGCCTTGGGGATGAAAGACCTACTCCTGCACCACCCAATGTCTTCtctattgtattcttcaaatctTCACTTGTAATGCCAATTCTAGCATTCCCATAAATAGGCATAATTATTTAAACAATCAGAATGCGAGGAACCGAATAATGGGATACAGACTGCAGGTGGAATGTTGAAACCTACTTCTTCACTTTCTTCCTAAGAAAAACCTCTGGAATATCTTCCTTTGATAGGTTATCGGCATGTCGATACAGAAGTTGAAGATACAAGCAACTGTTCAGCATAAGAGCAACAAGTTTCAGAATACTTGAAGCACTTGTTAAAACTTCAGCAGACATCATGAGTAAAAATCTCCTAAGCTGCGAAGGGCTTGCTTACCTGAAACCAACCCCAAAAGCATAACTGACAGCAGTCTGTTCAATAAGATTAATGATTTAGTCACAGTAGTTACTCACATGTAGGCACACTTAAAATTGTTTTATGTTCATTAACATCGAATCATTTCAAAGTAAAGGCAGAGCTGATGGTCTTAGCTAGGTGTCTGGATGTCCAATTAATGATGAGACCATTAATAAATCATTCAAGAAAGAGAACTTCATACAAGAAAAAAAATTACACACATCAAGTTGTATGTTTGGTGCATCCCCTTATATTGGCTCGAGTCCATGATTCAAAAACTAACACAAATATGGTGCAAGGTCCAGAATGCATAAATGACAAACTATGGGCAATTTGCCCATACAACCCAGTTCAGCCAGTTATGCAGAAACATATTAGGTAATGCATTTTATTATCCATAGAACCGAGCTGCTGTTTTGGGGGTAAACATCAGTTGGCTTCAAGAGTTCTAAATCAGACACAGAAACGTTTAATTATGATATAGAGTTAGTTTACTTGTTTCTTTCTTTTGATATGAGGATGTACCTCGAGAGAGAAAACCAGGAGACAGTATAAACTACATGCTGCTCCAATTCCTGTGGTCAAGAGCAGCAATTCATCCTTGAGCTGCAAGGTATCAAAAgatgaacatgtaattactctttTAAGCAATACATAGAAAATgaaaaatagaacactggaaaggAACCATACTGCTTCATATTTCAAAAGATTCAGCTCCTTCCTTTTGTCACTCTCATTCTGCCTATCCTGTCATCATTTGCAATCATTCCCAATTCTCCATCagctattgttttttttttatgaaatgcATAAGCTATTATTGCAATAGCATACTCACAATCCTAAACAATGAACAGCAAGGATGTCACACCTTAGCAGACAGCCTCTTGCTCAAAGGAGGGCTGCTGTCACCGGACACCCAATCTCTGGTTGCTGCTAATCTCAACATTCCCTCGTCCACAGCATCTTCCCGCACCTATATCCCAATTGGATCGGTTAATCTCTGTTATTAAAGTCGAAAACAAAGACATGTACTTCTCTTTTGACCCCCTAGGGCACCGTTAAGGCGTGTTGTATTAAACTTTTTTCTCTATCTTAATATAAAGACGTGCAAACCTTttgcgtgatcgagaaaaaaGAAAACACAGACATCATGATTGACAGAACTCACGTCTTCAGGCTGGGCAACATCTACAGCACTCCCTTGGCCCGTGGTCGCCTCAGTCGCATCAACATTGGCACCATTTCTCCTCCAGACCATGTCAGAGATCTTGGTGACGAAACCGCCGTGCAGCTGCCTCTCCTCAAGGAACATGCGCAGGACCTCCTCCCCAACACTGTCCCCAGCTGTTAGCAGCAGGTTAAATAATCTATACCAACCCAAAAAAAAAACACGAAAGTTCTGCTGATCGTCTAAGCGCTCGGCATTCGATACTCCAGCCAGTGGCGGACCCAGCCCGAGAAAGCCAGAAAGGAGGTAGGGCAAAATTAGACTACAAAATTTTGGCTACAAACAACAACATGAAAATCAGAGTACACGAGCTGCTACTGATATCCTCTACTGCTTTTATGTCTTATGATGACAGGTTAGGCAGAATGCGAGCGACAAAAGGAAGGAGCTGGCCAAAGCTCTAGCATGCACAAGGTCGACAAAAGCAAGCTAACACATTAGGCAATGACATTAAAATATCCCAACCTGCTAGTCAAGCTACACTGTACCGGTAAACAAAACCAAATTGTACTGTACCAACCAAAAACAGAGCAGTATACTACCACTTGACCCTTGAGCTGATGAAAACTGCTACCTTAACCCTCAAGCTGATGAAAACCACTATCTGCGGAGCTGCGCAACTGCAACTGTTACTGCTGTTGACCCTAAAAGAACAACCGAGCTCGAGTAGTTtttgctgctgcctgctgctgaGCAGCAAAAGAGGAACGCAAATACTGCCGCTGCGCCGCGGGCGCTATCGGTGGCCGGTGAGGAGCCGCAGCTGGCCGGCTGCCGCTGCACGGCGCCTGCTGAACGCGCAGCGAACCTGCAGGAGAGCGTTGGGGGCTTGAGGCGGAGGGCCGGAGATGGAGCCGGAGCTCGGAGGGGTCGGATGGAAGCACGGAAGTTGAAAGATGGACCAGAGGGGGGGGCCGGTGCGCCGGCGCAGTGAGGGCGAGCCGCAGCCGTCGAGCGTGCTCGGAGCGCCGCCACCGACTGTGGATGTGGCGATGGTGTGCTGATGTGTGCTGGTTGCCCTAGCATTCGACACCTCCGGCGACGGAGAGGTAGGAGCACATCCAAAACGGATGAGATTATGAAGCAAAAGGTGGGTGAAAATACCTTGGGCTTGGAGGGAGGAGTATCGGAGAGCCGAGGTCCGCGGGAGGGGCCTGCGAGCGAGGGCGGGACCGAGTGGAGGGAGCAACCCGCGAGCGGGGAGGCGGCAGCAGCGGAGGCCTGGGAgccccatggccatggcggtTTCAAGCTATCAGGACTGCGGTTTCAAGCTAATCAGGATTCAGGACGAAAAGCGAGCGAGGCAAGGCTGTGACTGGCCGTGGCCGTCCTGGCATCTCGCCACAATCCAACTCCGGAAGCCCTCACAAAACCGTAAAATATCTTCGCGTAAGTCTACGAAAAAATTCATTGGCTATCAAACAGAGATCAAATAGCTAGTTAGCACgatctctaaaaacatctctctcaGAGTTCACATAACTCTTCACTAAAGTGttcattttttattatttctatACTTCATCTAGCTAGTTATTTGCAAATTGCTATTGCGGACGCCGTAACGGCCGGGTCTCAATCCTATCCAGCTTTTGTTTTGTGGCCCGGCCCAGTAGACAAGGAACTTCTTTTATCACACTAGATAATTCCAGACAGTTGACACAGATTCATTCGGTGCCACCATGGCCAGAATGCTAAGTGTTGAAATAATTCCAGACAGTTGACACAGATTCATTCGGTGCCACCATGGCCAGAATGCTCAAGTGTTCAACACGCATCACACGTGCTAAGCATGGTTGTCAAAATCCCAATTGTGCCGTACATTTACGATCGGTATTATCACGAGAGGTTTGATCTCCGATTTTAGTCAATAGAATCTACAAATATCCTAAGATTCCGATCTATGCTATTTAGACTTTGCAATTTCGATAAccttagaaagaagaaagccaATGCAGGAACCATATATAATGAAACCCAATGTAGGTAGCGAAGCTATTcgttggaagataaaaatgttgacAGGCGAGAAGATTGAGCAGATCAACAAGGACAGTGGACAACCTCCACCAGCTGAGTCAATCCACGATACCAAGTACAAGTTTCTTTTGTTCATAAATCACAGCAGGATGCTTCCGGTAATTCCACAAATATAGCACAAGGTCAGCGCACTAGCTTTTATGGAAATTACAGGAATTATTCTAGAGATATGGAGAAGCAATCCTTGCCATGAAGACTGATCAATCACAAGATATAATTAGCCCGGAGGCCAGTTCATTTGCCTGCCTCCGAGGAGATGAACGTGGATGTGGTAAACAGATTGACCTGCAATCGAAGAAACCCACAGGTGGTTAGTACGGAACAGAAGTTGCCAAACAAGGACAAGAGAGTGGTTTACGGGCATTCAGTCAGCTGCACATACATCCACTTGGGCCGTCGTTGATGACAACGCGATAGCCATCTTCAAGTCCTTCCTGCTTTGCAACAACCTTGGCAACATAGAGGAGGTAGCCAAGTATCTCTACGTGCCTCTCTTCAGCCTATGAAGTGGGAAAATAGGCCAAGATGAAATGTATTTCTTTTGGCTTTTGTGGATTACAAATTTTAGACAATTATACAGTACAGTGTAACTGATGAGCAGTAAACTCTACCTTTGACAGGCCAGTTAGTCCATCCTTGACTTTGGGGATGATGAGGATGTGCGTTGGAGCTTGAGGGTTTATGTCCCTGAAAGCCAGTACCTGGAACCAAAACATCTGATTGATGCACTTCATAGATTACGAATACTCATAATCTGTAGCAGAAGAAGAACCACATATTGGGCTGAAGGTTTAGCCATTCACACAGCAGTAAACAGCAGAATTCAACCAAGCACCCAGTTCACTCAGAACCTTGCAATTTAGAAATCTATTGCACAGTAGCCATTGACAACATAGAAACTCAGATCCCTATACTCCTGTAACAAGATAATTGACAAGAACAGCTACTTGGTAAAAGACCAGGTTCCTTGTTCTCATTTAAATAAACTAATTTTGTATAGAAGTGATAAAGCTTAAAAAGAATATGCAGATCTGATAATTACAGTTTTCATTTACATAATATGCTTTCTACTTTCAAATGGTAAAAGTTCACCAATTTCGGAAGCAGCTTAAATACTAAACAAGACAATGAAGCATTGAGCCTTATAAGTTCTAAGCAGCAAGGCTCAGTCAGTCGCCTAGTTTTCTGTTTCACTAACAAAATGTAATAATCATAATTATCTAAAGATGCGCACATCATCACATAGTCCACCTAATCTTCTTATATGAATCCTGCCTCCAAAAGCTGGCCAGCCAGCGTGCCACGTCGCGTGTTTTTTTAAGCCGTTCAATCGGGCGCACGGACGGCCCAGATCGGGCGAGCCTCggtctttttgcaaaaaaaaaacctCGAGCTTTAgtcgaatcaacccgcagtccagacATCCTCtcaggttttttttaaaaaagcccTTGAACTTTACCGAAATCAACCCTCGATCCAGGCCTTCTCTCAGCTTACGAACCTTCTCCTCCCGCAGCGGCGCAGCCTCTCCTCCTCCGGCCCAAATCCAACGTCCTCGCCCTCCTCGCCCTGAGCTCGCCACGGCCTCGCGCCGCCTGCCCCCGCCGCCGTTGCTGCCCTCgcgccccttcctctctctccctctctcccgacgTGGCGCCGCAACGGGAGGCCCAAAACGTTGCCGCCTCCGCGCGCTGCCTGCGGCCGGAGCCGCCGCGCCCATACCCCGCCTCCCCCCTGCGCCAGGCCAGCCGGGGCCACCACGCCCGTGCGCTCCCGCGGCGCCGCCAGCGCAGGGCCCCTAATGCCGCTCCGGGGTGGACGGGGGCGCCACGTCCGCAGCTCCCGCAGCTCGCACACCCAACCGCGCAAGGGTGACCAGGGCCGCCGAAATCGAGGTCTCCCAAATCCCGCCCATGGCGCCGCCACTTGAGCCACTGCCGGCAGCTCCGGCGACGGCCAGCCCTGGACACTGCCGAGGCAGATCGCGGGCCTCCCTGCGCCACTCACCGGAGCCCGCACCCACACGCGCGAGCACTCAGCCGCGCAAGCCCGGCGCAGAGCAACCACCGGCCGGGAGCATGGCACAAGAGCCTTCTTTGTCTCGAGCCTGTGATTCGCAAGCAACTCCTCTCCTCGCTGCCGTCGCCAGTCCACGCTGCCTCCCTGGCTCCCTCTGCCCTTTGCTGCCTTCGCGACCCCTGCAAGTAGTCACCAATGGCCAAGCGCTCCTGCGCCGGGGTCGCCGTGGGAGGGGGCCGCCGCCCGCCGGGGTTACCGCACACGCCGGGAGGCCGAGCCGCCGTGCCCGCGGCCCTCGCACGCGGGAGTGGCCGAGCACAGGCCGGGAGCACGCGCAGCGCGATGGCCCAAGCAGCTCATCTTCAATAACGGCGATGGCCCATGGCATTGAATCCGCGAGGAGCTGCTACACCGACCAGCATAGGTACGAGACGAGAAATGGCTGGGAGCGCAAGCAGCGGGCAACTCCGTCCTCCTCAAGGGTGTGCAAAAGCAACGATTACAATCCTTGTTGGTATGTTTTCCCTCCTCTTTTCTAATTGCTGCACTGCAGCCATGGTGTTTGATAAAATGTGCATGTCTGCAGCTTTGACGATTAGGAGCACCATGATTACATTTCTGTGCTATGTCTGTGATGCAGTGTTCTATTTAGTTCACTTATCACCGGAAATATCTGCCAAGTAATTATGCAAATCACCAAAGATTGATTTACTTAAACCTCAAAGATAAGCCAAGTAATTATGCAAATTACCAATAATGATTTACTTAAACCTCAGAGACAAACCTCTGATGAAAAAGTAATACTCAGTGTTACTGATCAATGTACAATATTTACACTAGTCTAAAATAGTTTATTGTGCATACATGATATCTACTTCCTCTCGTCACAGGTTTCTGGATTCAAGTAGACATGCAAATTTAATATCGATTTTTATAATTTGGGATCCGATGGTATGTTGATTTTTTTATAATCTTCAACTACAGGAATTTAAACGGGTTAGCAAGGCTTTGATCAATACATCTGTAAAAACTTGTGATAGCAGTGTGGAACTGACATTGGCATCTGCTAATAACATTTCTTCTTCAATTTAGCACTATTAATTAATCATTCTAGGTGCAGTCTAAAAACATGGAAACATAGATAACTTTTGTTTATATGTGATTGGTAATTGATCTTACTTCCATGTCTCATTTTTTTAACCAGCAAAAATAATGAAGTCAATTTAATCTGATAGTACCATCGAAGTGCCACATGCACAAGCTAAAAGTTACCTATGCTACCGTGATGAGTCATAAAATACCTAATATATATCTTTATCTTACTAACACAAAACGGCACTCCATGCCTTCCcctgaaaaaaaaaagcaaataTAAGCTGCTCTGCTTTTAAACACCTATATGTGTCAATGCACTCTATTTTGTTATAATTTCGATTTTAAATTAAACTGTCACATCCAATCCTAATAATCTTACAATAACAATACTTTTCTTTGTTTGCTAGTTTGCAGTAGCACCACCACAACTGAATTATCTCGCACACATGACCTGGATATCCAAGTTTACATCCAAGAAGATTGCGGCTGGTTAAGTGTATTTGTCAGAAAATAACATGGCATGCCATTATCAGGTATGTATCCCTTCTTTTTATTACTATCAGGCTTATCGCTATCATCTCCACACTAAGCatgtttttttctttccttttcagtTTTGTACTGTCCCTGTTATATCGGATGTTTCTTCAAAAGAGCAACTAATTCTTTTCTAGGTTCAGGTTTTCAGTATGTCTCAATTAGGTGGCAATATGTAACCAACTGCAGCTTACCAGTTACTCAAGGCGAGTCAAGAAACTAGCTACAAATCATCACAATGATAGACCATTATTTGGAATTTGAAAATCTAGAGCATGATGGAGTTTCTACATTTAATTTTGATAACATTCTAGAAAAAGTCCTAGATCAACTTCTTTTTGCAAAAATTGAAATTATTCTTTAGAAGAACACCTGACATATTGCAGGGGTTGAAACGTGTTCTCCATATCTACATGTTTAAACATTGTCACATTGATGTACTGCATCATTCGTCTTATGATTGGAGATGCATACTGTTTACCCACGCACTTACAGTTA
It encodes:
- the LOC136545583 gene encoding uncharacterized protein yields the protein MAMGLPGLRCCRLPARGLLPPLGPALARRPLPRTSALRYSSLQAQAGDSVGEEVLRMFLEERQLHGGFVTKISDMVWRRNGANVDATEATTGQGSAVDVAQPEDVREDAVDEGMLRLAATRDWVSGDSSPPLSKRLSAKDRQNESDKRKELNLLKYEALKDELLLLTTGIGAACSLYCLLVFSLETAVSYAFGVGFSCLYLQLLYRHADNLSKEDIPEVFLRKKVKKIGITSEDLKNTIEKTLGGAGVGLSSPRLVIPAVIFGLSALSDHFQNSFFSFEVLPGMMGFLAYKAAALVQVYRDNEDLRLILPEEEDADSDST
- the LOC136545603 gene encoding 14 kDa zinc-binding protein, whose protein sequence is MSSEKEAALATVPNDSPTIFDKIIKKEIPSTVVYEDEKVLAFRDINPQAPTHILIIPKVKDGLTGLSKAEERHVEILGYLLYVAKVVAKQEGLEDGYRVVINDGPSGCQSVYHIHVHLLGGRQMNWPPG